One genomic segment of Paenibacillus xylanexedens includes these proteins:
- a CDS encoding peptidase G2 autoproteolytic cleavage domain-containing protein → MKTALINPQYDPLQTYVSRLERPEWVAVGMMGKLLIRDDGTCRENGYCIERYFFFCVCKTALQRCKRKLIKVSNRAVKCCC, encoded by the coding sequence TTGAAAACAGCATTAATCAATCCTCAGTATGATCCTTTACAGACTTACGTTTCTCGGTTGGAGCGTCCAGAATGGGTAGCTGTAGGAATGATGGGAAAACTTCTGATAAGAGATGATGGCACATGTCGAGAGAACGGGTACTGTATAGAACGTTATTTCTTTTTTTGTGTATGCAAAACCGCCTTACAGCGGTGTAAGCGCAAGTTAATCAAAGTATCGAACAGAGCAGTAAAATGTTGTTGTT